A single genomic interval of Patescibacteria group bacterium harbors:
- the rplJ gene encoding 50S ribosomal protein L10: MAITKSKKSEILAALEAEFKSAKSIAFTTYTGITVADIQSLRTKLREGDARMIVAKKTLMRLAAKNAGLKEIPEEVMAGPVAAVFSHADELAGFQILEKSKKDFKQIDILSGIFDGEILDKAKANQLAALPSKDVLLGQLVGLFISPIRGFAVVGNQVISGFVRALDAVREKKATEA, encoded by the coding sequence ATGGCAATTACCAAATCCAAAAAATCCGAAATTCTCGCCGCGCTGGAGGCTGAGTTCAAGAGTGCGAAGTCAATCGCTTTCACGACCTACACCGGCATCACGGTCGCCGACATCCAGAGCTTGCGCACGAAATTGCGCGAGGGTGATGCGCGCATGATTGTCGCGAAGAAGACGCTGATGCGACTCGCGGCGAAAAATGCCGGCTTGAAAGAAATTCCTGAAGAAGTGATGGCTGGTCCAGTCGCGGCGGTTTTTTCGCACGCGGACGAGCTCGCCGGTTTTCAGATTCTCGAAAAATCCAAAAAAGACTTCAAGCAAATTGATATTTTGAGCGGGATTTTCGACGGCGAGATCCTCGACAAGGCGAAAGCCAATCAGCTCGCGGCTCTGCCTTCGAAGGATGTTCTACTCGGTCAACTTGTCGGCTTATTTATCTCGCCGATTCGTGGCTTCGCGGTCGTCGGCAATCAAGTCATCTCTGGATTCGTGCGCGCGCTTGACGCTGTGCGCGAGAAGAAAGCCACGGAGGCTTAA
- the rpsT gene encoding 30S ribosomal protein S20 produces the protein MPLIKSAIKAMRKDRKKTARNRLQKDKMHDSIKAVEKLSKAKDSAEKLVAAVKAAYKTIDKAAKKNLLHKKTAARRKSKVAKLAKSAAKKS, from the coding sequence ATGCCTCTCATCAAATCCGCCATCAAAGCGATGCGCAAAGACCGCAAAAAAACGGCGCGCAATCGCCTGCAAAAAGACAAAATGCACGACTCCATCAAAGCCGTCGAGAAGCTCTCGAAAGCGAAAGACAGTGCTGAGAAATTGGTTGCAGCTGTGAAAGCAGCCTACAAAACTATCGACAAAGCGGCGAAGAAAAATTTGCTCCACAAAAAAACCGCTGCCCGCCGCAAATCGAAAGTCGCGAAATTGGCAAAATCAGCCGCGAAAAAAAGCTGA
- the murF gene encoding UDP-N-acetylmuramoyl-tripeptide--D-alanyl-D-alanine ligase gives MKKLGRELVLKILNTLARRRIPAKATIVGITGSVGKTTAKDAAAQILAARFKILANAKSLNSEFGVPLTLLGEKSGFANPLAWTGILARAFLKSFTKISTDKIVLELGVDKPGDFAKFFAVIQPEIGVWLNVAPVHLAPGQFASLQEIAQEKRQLIENLPKNGIAILNADDKFARATKTKARKIFFGLSARADLRASSVRENCTGLSAKITWQKEAALLSVPIIGQQNLPSLLAALAVGLASGVSLKAGVAALKNFHLAPGRFNLLAGIHGAKIIDGTYNSNPQSLAAGLAAFAKLKAKRKIFVGGQMNELGANSAKLHRAVAAKIKADLVVGVFGDAKFFVAAARKRKIPSKFFATAEAAGIFLRKELRAGDLVFLKGSQNKVRLEKTVTTILANPADRQLLCRQELAWKKY, from the coding sequence GTGAAAAAACTTGGTCGCGAGCTCGTTTTGAAAATTTTGAATACGCTCGCGCGTCGTCGGATTCCGGCAAAGGCGACCATCGTCGGCATCACCGGCTCGGTCGGTAAAACGACGGCGAAAGATGCGGCGGCGCAAATTCTGGCAGCGCGGTTCAAGATTCTCGCCAATGCGAAAAGTTTGAATTCGGAATTCGGCGTGCCACTCACGCTGCTCGGAGAAAAATCCGGCTTCGCGAACCCCCTGGCTTGGACGGGAATTTTGGCGCGCGCGTTTTTGAAAAGTTTTACCAAAATCTCAACCGACAAAATCGTGCTTGAACTCGGCGTCGATAAGCCAGGCGATTTTGCGAAATTTTTTGCCGTCATTCAGCCTGAAATCGGCGTGTGGCTAAATGTCGCACCCGTCCACCTCGCGCCCGGACAGTTCGCGAGCCTACAGGAAATCGCGCAGGAAAAACGCCAGCTGATTGAAAATTTGCCGAAAAATGGAATCGCGATTTTGAATGCCGATGACAAATTTGCGCGGGCGACGAAAACCAAAGCCCGCAAAATCTTTTTCGGACTGAGCGCGAGAGCCGACCTGCGGGCAAGCAGCGTGCGAGAAAATTGCACCGGACTTTCCGCCAAAATTACCTGGCAGAAAGAAGCCGCCTTGCTCAGTGTCCCAATCATCGGTCAACAAAATTTGCCGTCACTCCTCGCTGCGCTCGCCGTCGGACTCGCGAGTGGAGTCAGTCTGAAAGCGGGCGTCGCCGCGTTGAAAAATTTTCACCTCGCGCCCGGACGCTTCAATCTCCTCGCGGGAATTCATGGAGCCAAAATTATCGACGGCACTTACAATTCGAATCCCCAAAGTCTCGCCGCCGGACTCGCGGCGTTCGCGAAACTCAAAGCCAAAAGAAAAATTTTTGTCGGCGGACAGATGAATGAACTCGGCGCGAATTCGGCGAAATTGCACCGCGCCGTCGCCGCGAAAATTAAGGCCGACCTCGTCGTCGGCGTTTTTGGCGACGCGAAATTTTTTGTTGCAGCAGCGCGGAAGCGAAAAATTCCGAGCAAATTTTTCGCGACGGCAGAAGCTGCCGGTATATTTTTGAGAAAAGAGTTGCGCGCCGGCGATCTCGTTTTTTTGAAAGGCAGCCAAAATAAGGTGCGCCTCGAGAAAACAGTGACCACAATTTTGGCAAATCCAGCCGACCGCCAACTTCTATGCCGCCAGGAATTAGCTTGGAAAAAATATTAG
- a CDS encoding ribonuclease HI family protein — translation MTKLTLFCDGGARGNPGPAAAGAVIQNSAGETLASVAQFLGDATNNQAEYAAVILGIRKALEFQPTELAIFLDSKLAVEQISGRWKIKDLNLKKLAEKAHTGLAQIPKWKIAHIAREKNCEADRLVNQTLDARGFKKSAFFRG, via the coding sequence ATGACCAAGCTCACACTTTTTTGCGACGGGGGCGCGCGCGGTAATCCCGGTCCGGCGGCGGCGGGCGCAGTCATCCAAAATTCCGCGGGCGAGACGCTTGCCAGTGTCGCGCAATTCCTCGGTGACGCGACCAATAATCAGGCGGAGTACGCCGCCGTGATTCTCGGTATTCGCAAAGCACTCGAATTTCAGCCGACCGAGCTTGCAATCTTCCTCGACTCGAAATTAGCCGTCGAGCAAATTTCCGGTCGCTGGAAAATCAAAGATCTGAATCTCAAAAAGCTGGCGGAAAAAGCGCACACGGGTTTGGCGCAGATTCCCAAATGGAAAATCGCGCACATCGCGCGCGAGAAAAACTGCGAAGCGGATCGCCTCGTCAATCAAACACTCGATGCGCGCGGCTTCAAGAAGTCAGCTTTTTTTCGCGGCTGA
- the rfbD gene encoding dTDP-4-dehydrorhamnose reductase — protein MKKIILTGANGQLGKALKKELSRDFAVSAFGKDELDLTNFAKVEKTCAALEPDFVVNAAAFTAVDRAESERDLARAINAEAVGKLAEICRSLNTKLIHFSTDYVFDGANVNGYAEDAEPHPVNFYGQSKLEGEKKIQASGCDFAIIRTSWLFGDGQNFVNTMLRLASVNAEIKVVSDQVGSPTFTEDLARMTREILNRLPAEVSAQASHSRESGNPDSKNAGGNPESKEIFHVTNSGTTSWANFARKIFELKNLPTRVIDITTAEFPTPAERPRNSILLNTKLPQMRSFEEALADFLRKKG, from the coding sequence TTGAAAAAAATCATCCTGACAGGCGCGAACGGTCAGCTCGGAAAAGCTTTGAAAAAAGAGCTTTCCCGTGATTTCGCTGTTTCCGCTTTTGGGAAAGATGAGCTCGACCTCACGAATTTCGCGAAAGTCGAAAAGACTTGCGCCGCGCTGGAACCGGATTTTGTGGTGAATGCTGCCGCCTTCACAGCGGTCGACCGCGCCGAGAGCGAGCGCGATTTGGCGCGCGCGATCAATGCGGAAGCCGTCGGCAAGCTCGCGGAAATTTGTAGGAGCCTGAATACTAAGCTGATTCACTTTTCGACCGATTATGTTTTCGACGGCGCGAATGTGAATGGTTACGCCGAAGATGCCGAGCCGCATCCAGTTAATTTTTATGGGCAATCGAAGCTCGAGGGTGAAAAGAAAATTCAAGCATCTGGTTGCGATTTCGCAATCATTCGCACGAGTTGGCTTTTCGGCGACGGTCAGAATTTCGTGAACACGATGCTCAGACTTGCGAGCGTAAATGCTGAAATTAAAGTAGTTTCCGATCAGGTCGGCTCACCCACCTTCACGGAAGATTTGGCACGAATGACACGCGAAATTTTAAATCGCCTGCCCGCCGAAGTTTCAGCGCAGGCGAGTCATTCCCGCGAAAGCGGGAATCCAGACTCAAAAAACGCAGGCGGGAATCCAGAGTCAAAAGAAATTTTTCATGTCACGAATTCCGGCACGACGAGCTGGGCGAATTTTGCCAGGAAAATTTTTGAGCTGAAAAACCTACCGACCCGAGTCATCGACATCACGACTGCAGAATTTCCAACCCCAGCCGAGCGACCACGAAATTCGATTTTGCTAAATACGAAATTACCCCAGATGCGAAGCTTTGAAGAGGCGCTGGCTGATTTTTTGAGGAAAAAGGGATAA
- a CDS encoding type II secretion system protein: MFSALTNRVRKNQGFTLIEAIIAISIFLVIITATSGIFTDAFASQRKAEVSKIVYEEGRIALERIVKEMRRGTIDYEEYWNRFKWQSTETDNQFYGLNYGDYARYFYRDANGLVPDPVTRLDENIGVNADVAPLGDASSLAVCTPPFIPTAVTDFSGYEQCELYLITADGTEKTVFKLIPEFVGTDREYHLEMLKLEGRDYGDDGIVATLDTGESDGQIDSWVPAVDFCSAYAAGVCTTRQFQKIQPDSIQITSLKFFVAPLEDPRKAFAEFTDDIQQQPHVMIEMTVNPSASRAHGVRGEIPSITLQTTVGARAQNEVKSLP, translated from the coding sequence ATGTTTTCAGCTCTCACAAATCGCGTTCGCAAAAATCAAGGCTTCACGCTCATCGAGGCGATTATTGCGATTTCGATTTTTCTGGTTATCATCACTGCGACCTCCGGTATTTTTACAGACGCTTTTGCCAGCCAACGCAAGGCTGAAGTCTCCAAGATTGTCTACGAAGAAGGACGAATCGCGCTCGAGCGCATCGTGAAAGAAATGCGGCGCGGGACGATTGACTACGAAGAATATTGGAATCGTTTTAAATGGCAAAGCACTGAAACTGATAATCAGTTCTATGGTCTTAATTACGGTGACTACGCGCGTTATTTTTATCGCGATGCGAATGGCTTGGTACCTGATCCAGTGACACGCTTGGATGAAAATATTGGCGTCAATGCTGATGTTGCGCCGCTGGGCGACGCCAGTAGTCTTGCGGTTTGTACGCCTCCATTCATACCGACTGCTGTCACAGATTTTTCGGGTTATGAGCAATGCGAACTTTATCTCATCACGGCCGACGGTACGGAAAAAACAGTTTTCAAATTAATCCCCGAGTTTGTCGGCACTGATAGAGAATACCATCTCGAAATGTTGAAATTGGAAGGGCGTGATTATGGCGATGACGGCATCGTCGCCACGCTGGATACCGGTGAGAGTGATGGTCAAATCGACTCTTGGGTGCCAGCAGTTGATTTTTGTTCGGCATATGCAGCGGGAGTTTGCACAACGCGTCAATTTCAAAAAATTCAACCGGACTCGATTCAAATCACTTCACTCAAATTTTTCGTTGCGCCGCTCGAAGATCCGCGCAAAGCTTTCGCTGAATTCACCGATGACATTCAGCAGCAGCCACATGTGATGATTGAGATGACAGTCAATCCCTCCGCCTCACGAGCGCACGGTGTGCGCGGCGAGATTCCGTCCATCACACTCCAAACTACGGTGGGCGCACGCGCTCAAAATGAAGTTAAAAGTCTGCCTTAA
- a CDS encoding PilT/PilU family type 4a pilus ATPase, with the protein MIDIEKLFVLQIEYECSDLHIITDEPPFLRNQNGELRPIKGAPTISKDEIEKITLAILGEKGVQKLRTEKEVDFAIERKGLSRFRVAFYEEMRGPAIAFRAIPFDIPNPEQIDIPAGILERVSRNDGLILITGPTGSGKSTTLASLVDFINTNRTARIITIEDPIEFVFNRKKAVISQRAVGINTQSFARAVINSMREDADVIVVGEMRDLETIATAITLSETGHLVLATLHTDDAPRAIQRILDVFPGLQQQQIALQLSHSLSAIMSQRLVPRKDGNGRVCVREVMFNNSGIANAIREHKISEIYSQIQINGENGMWLFDDDLLRYVKSGTISKEEAMHASHDPVQMAENLASIS; encoded by the coding sequence ATGATCGATATCGAAAAACTTTTTGTTCTACAAATCGAGTATGAGTGCTCAGACTTACACATTATCACCGACGAGCCGCCGTTTTTGCGTAACCAAAATGGCGAACTGCGACCAATTAAAGGCGCGCCAACCATCTCAAAAGATGAAATCGAAAAAATCACGCTCGCAATTCTAGGTGAAAAGGGTGTGCAAAAATTGCGCACGGAAAAAGAAGTCGACTTCGCCATTGAGCGCAAAGGTCTCTCGCGTTTTCGTGTCGCTTTTTACGAAGAAATGCGCGGTCCGGCAATTGCGTTTCGCGCAATTCCGTTTGACATTCCGAATCCCGAACAAATTGACATCCCGGCTGGAATTTTGGAACGCGTCTCGCGCAACGATGGTCTGATTCTCATAACCGGACCGACTGGTAGCGGCAAATCCACCACACTCGCCAGCTTGGTTGATTTTATTAACACAAACCGCACAGCGCGCATCATCACGATTGAAGACCCAATTGAGTTCGTTTTTAACCGCAAAAAAGCTGTAATCTCTCAGCGTGCCGTTGGCATTAACACGCAAAGTTTCGCCCGCGCAGTCATAAACTCAATGCGCGAAGATGCCGATGTAATTGTCGTCGGAGAAATGCGCGACCTCGAAACAATTGCAACTGCCATTACTCTATCTGAAACCGGTCACCTTGTTCTCGCGACACTGCACACTGACGATGCCCCACGAGCAATTCAAAGAATTCTGGATGTCTTCCCAGGATTGCAACAACAGCAAATCGCACTGCAGCTGAGCCACTCGCTCTCGGCAATCATGAGCCAACGCTTGGTCCCGCGCAAAGATGGCAATGGTCGCGTCTGCGTCCGCGAAGTTATGTTCAATAATTCTGGAATTGCGAATGCGATTCGTGAACACAAAATCTCGGAAATTTATTCCCAAATCCAAATCAACGGGGAAAACGGCATGTGGCTCTTTGACGACGATCTTTTGAGATATGTAAAAAGTGGCACAATTAGCAAAGAAGAAGCCATGCACGCTTCGCACGACCCTGTACAAATGGCTGAAAATTTAGCGTCGATTAGCTAA
- the miaA gene encoding tRNA (adenosine(37)-N6)-dimethylallyltransferase MiaA — MVKVQKAAKIIEQWLATNPRRPVVVIVGPTASGKTALALKIARKFDGEIVNADSRQIYRELAIGSAPPTAAEQEKIPHHLVAEFSPRKIISVAKYRKLAEKKIREIAARGKLPILAGGHTLLISAIVENFRFPGKADAARRAELDALWQKNPQKLWKILAKIDPAVAAKIPAENRHHLIRALERAEKVEKPVRGKRKFDCKILGIEVPRAKLYATIDRRVDRMLAAGLLAEVENLAAKYERDMPALRGHGYRELLDFLAGEKTFAKAVEEIKRDTRNYAKRQMTWWRNCGFADEIFWIKIAE, encoded by the coding sequence ATGGTCAAAGTCCAAAAGGCCGCAAAAATTATTGAGCAGTGGCTCGCGACCAATCCGCGCCGCCCGGTCGTCGTGATTGTCGGTCCGACTGCGAGTGGTAAGACTGCGCTCGCGCTGAAAATCGCGCGGAAATTCGACGGGGAAATCGTGAATGCCGATTCGCGGCAAATCTACCGCGAGCTCGCGATCGGCAGTGCGCCGCCGACTGCCGCCGAGCAAGAGAAAATCCCCCACCATCTCGTCGCGGAATTTTCACCGCGCAAAATTATTTCGGTCGCGAAATATCGAAAACTCGCCGAGAAGAAAATTCGGGAAATCGCCGCACGCGGCAAATTGCCAATCTTGGCTGGCGGACACACGCTGTTGATTTCCGCGATTGTGGAAAATTTTCGTTTCCCGGGCAAGGCGGACGCAGCGCGCCGCGCTGAGCTCGACGCACTTTGGCAAAAAAATCCGCAGAAATTGTGGAAAATCTTGGCGAAAATTGATCCCGCCGTCGCTGCGAAAATCCCAGCGGAAAATCGGCACCATTTGATTCGCGCGCTTGAGCGCGCGGAAAAAGTGGAAAAACCGGTGCGCGGGAAAAGAAAATTTGACTGCAAAATTTTGGGCATCGAAGTTCCGCGCGCGAAACTCTATGCGACGATCGACCGCCGCGTGGATCGGATGCTCGCTGCCGGTCTGCTCGCCGAGGTGGAAAATTTGGCGGCGAAATACGAACGCGACATGCCCGCACTGCGCGGTCACGGTTACCGCGAGCTGTTGGATTTTTTGGCAGGCGAAAAAACTTTTGCGAAAGCCGTCGAGGAAATCAAACGCGACACGCGCAATTACGCCAAACGGCAAATGACCTGGTGGCGCAACTGCGGATTCGCAGATGAAATTTTTTGGATTAAAATTGCCGAGTGA
- the ychF gene encoding redox-regulated ATPase YchF produces the protein MALQIGIVGLPNVGKSTLFNALTKSHAAAAENYPFCTIDPNIGIVEIPDSRLDRLAEMSHAKKKIATAIEFVDIAGLVKGASTGEGLGNKFLAHIREVDAIVEVVRDFVNPDIQHVSAEPDAAEDIEVIETELILADLTTLAKRGSDFEKRARAGEKDAKIATGLIERLRENLEAEKPARLVELENDDERKILRELQLLTSKPLIYGVNVSEENLGNFDVENFRAKTGLPANAKIVPISAKIESELIELADEEAAIFLADLGLTESTLNRLIREAYSVLNLITFFTSGEKETRAWTVTRGATAPNAAGKIHTDFERGFIRADVVATEKLLEAGSEAAARDKGWIRSEGKEYLVQDGDVCVFKFNV, from the coding sequence ATGGCTCTTCAAATTGGCATCGTCGGACTACCGAATGTCGGCAAATCCACGCTCTTCAATGCTCTGACGAAATCGCACGCGGCGGCGGCGGAGAATTATCCGTTTTGCACGATTGATCCGAACATCGGCATTGTCGAGATTCCCGATTCCCGCCTCGACCGCTTGGCAGAAATGTCGCATGCAAAGAAGAAAATCGCGACCGCGATTGAATTCGTCGACATCGCCGGCTTGGTGAAAGGCGCTTCGACCGGTGAAGGCTTGGGCAATAAATTTCTCGCGCACATCCGCGAGGTCGATGCGATTGTCGAGGTCGTGCGGGACTTCGTGAATCCCGACATCCAGCATGTCTCAGCCGAACCTGATGCCGCCGAAGACATCGAAGTCATCGAGACGGAATTGATTTTGGCGGATCTCACGACACTCGCGAAACGCGGCAGCGACTTCGAGAAACGCGCCCGCGCCGGAGAAAAAGACGCGAAAATTGCGACTGGTTTAATCGAACGCCTGCGCGAAAATTTGGAAGCGGAAAAACCCGCCCGCTTGGTCGAGCTCGAGAATGACGATGAGCGAAAAATTTTGCGCGAGCTGCAGCTCCTCACGTCCAAGCCTTTGATTTACGGCGTGAATGTGAGCGAGGAAAATCTAGGGAATTTTGACGTCGAGAATTTTCGCGCGAAAACCGGGCTGCCTGCGAATGCGAAAATCGTCCCGATTTCGGCGAAGATTGAAAGTGAGTTGATTGAGCTCGCGGATGAAGAGGCGGCGATTTTTCTCGCGGATCTCGGACTGACGGAGTCGACTTTGAATCGCCTGATTCGCGAGGCCTATTCGGTTTTGAATTTGATTACCTTCTTCACGAGCGGCGAGAAGGAGACGCGCGCCTGGACTGTCACGCGCGGCGCGACCGCGCCCAATGCCGCGGGCAAGATTCACACCGACTTCGAACGCGGCTTCATCCGCGCAGATGTCGTCGCGACGGAAAAATTGCTCGAAGCTGGCAGCGAAGCCGCGGCGCGCGACAAAGGTTGGATTCGCTCGGAGGGCAAGGAGTACCTCGTCCAGGACGGCGATGTGTGTGTTTTTAAATTCAATGTTTGA
- the rplL gene encoding 50S ribosomal protein L7/L12, whose translation MSEETTKIELSAEAKKILDAVSELKVIDLANLVKAMEEKFGVSAAAPVAVAAAGAPAAGGEAAEEKSNFSVELTDAGSNKIGAIKAVKEITGEGLGEAKATVEAAPKILKENVPKAEAEEMKKKLEAAGCKVTLK comes from the coding sequence ATGTCTGAAGAGACCACAAAAATCGAGCTTTCCGCCGAGGCCAAAAAAATTCTCGACGCAGTGAGTGAGCTCAAAGTCATCGACCTCGCGAATCTCGTGAAGGCGATGGAAGAAAAATTCGGCGTGTCGGCAGCGGCTCCGGTCGCAGTCGCAGCAGCCGGTGCTCCCGCAGCGGGCGGCGAGGCGGCGGAAGAGAAATCCAATTTCTCGGTCGAGCTCACGGATGCTGGTTCGAACAAAATCGGCGCGATCAAGGCTGTGAAAGAAATCACGGGCGAAGGTCTCGGCGAGGCGAAAGCCACAGTCGAAGCGGCTCCGAAAATCTTGAAAGAAAATGTCCCGAAAGCGGAGGCGGAAGAAATGAAGAAAAAATTGGAAGCGGCTGGCTGCAAAGTCACGCTTAAATAA
- a CDS encoding pilus assembly PilX N-terminal domain-containing protein, with protein MSNLFHSFRKNFRDTRGVSLLVVFGLTVVLILISGTVTKLVLGFIQTTAQVERANKAFFAAESGIELALYDLMAYKDGYQTDSSQLVCDDQLDLNSNDNSGLAACDNDHQYRFVDFADEPIVLLDTDASDDDLSGARGFWRIFARTLKNVSNEYLIPNPYFAGNKDGVLTSDEWGELTKRQPLNLSLLTDANPNQISQPEPQLRFDWVSDVSNTKIIFDPGPDWAPNFNGNDQDELFIWTFSAIDGNSIEHTLQGVAWESDITNQDCDDSGVIDANEFCFIFDLDTSSVLLGADGDVYAGEDISQTLLSPQKMSDLTDLNRVSAVEESFSYATPKDYLTKLGEGMNGIETAFDNPQWRSAQLTISLIATLSETSGIPTNSLRYKLVSDESWSDEYNYIVSQGFAGDVKQTIETRFRRASAIPIFSYVIFQ; from the coding sequence ATGTCCAATCTTTTTCACAGTTTTCGCAAAAATTTTCGCGACACGCGCGGTGTTTCGCTCTTGGTTGTTTTTGGTTTGACGGTTGTTTTAATTTTAATTTCCGGAACCGTGACCAAGCTTGTGCTTGGTTTCATCCAGACGACAGCTCAAGTCGAACGAGCAAACAAGGCCTTTTTTGCCGCGGAAAGCGGCATCGAATTGGCGCTTTACGATTTGATGGCTTATAAAGATGGCTATCAGACGGATAGTTCGCAGCTTGTTTGTGACGACCAACTTGATCTCAATAGTAATGACAATTCTGGTCTTGCAGCCTGTGACAACGATCACCAATATCGTTTTGTCGATTTCGCTGATGAGCCGATTGTTTTACTCGACACGGATGCGAGCGACGATGATCTTTCCGGCGCGCGCGGATTTTGGCGGATTTTTGCACGCACACTCAAGAATGTTAGCAATGAATATTTAATCCCAAATCCGTATTTCGCTGGCAACAAAGATGGTGTACTCACGAGTGATGAGTGGGGCGAGCTGACCAAAAGGCAGCCGCTCAACTTGAGCTTGCTTACAGACGCTAACCCAAATCAAATTAGTCAACCTGAGCCGCAGCTCCGTTTCGATTGGGTCTCAGATGTCTCAAACACAAAAATTATTTTTGACCCGGGTCCGGACTGGGCGCCGAATTTCAACGGTAATGACCAAGACGAGCTTTTTATTTGGACTTTCTCGGCGATTGACGGCAATAGCATAGAGCACACCTTGCAGGGTGTTGCGTGGGAGTCCGACATCACTAATCAAGATTGTGACGACAGTGGTGTCATCGATGCCAATGAGTTTTGCTTTATCTTTGATTTGGACACAAGCAGTGTTTTGCTTGGTGCCGATGGCGATGTGTATGCCGGTGAAGACATCAGTCAAACTTTGCTGAGCCCTCAAAAAATGTCTGACCTAACGGACCTAAATCGTGTCTCGGCGGTTGAAGAATCTTTTTCTTATGCTACGCCGAAAGACTATTTAACCAAGCTTGGTGAGGGGATGAATGGAATTGAAACAGCGTTTGATAACCCGCAGTGGAGGAGCGCGCAGCTGACGATTAGTTTGATTGCCACACTTTCTGAGACTTCGGGTATCCCGACCAACTCACTGCGCTACAAGCTCGTGAGCGATGAGTCGTGGTCCGACGAATATAATTACATTGTTTCACAGGGTTTCGCAGGCGATGTGAAGCAAACGATTGAGACGCGTTTCCGTCGTGCCTCCGCCATTCCGATTTTCTCGTATGTGATTTTCCAGTAA
- a CDS encoding prepilin-type N-terminal cleavage/methylation domain-containing protein has product MEKWRKLIHAKKGFTLVELIVVVIILLIITVASMPGFLGSLRKGQFEKNIVEIVTLLDRARTQALASKLDSSDKISSGGYGVFFDMLNQEAVLFVDDWNAAAGEAVNVDYAFDVVASRVLSDGIYTPGHDTALSTLVVDSPSYILLESLSGYLLDGSAWSSAPGNTITVIFKPPYAEAIITGNPGAVSLQNFDAVFRLISDKLTRTIKFNRVTTAPQVIKN; this is encoded by the coding sequence GTGGAAAAATGGCGAAAACTCATTCACGCTAAGAAGGGCTTCACACTCGTCGAGCTAATCGTCGTGGTTATTATTTTATTAATCATCACTGTTGCGTCCATGCCTGGATTTTTGGGCTCTCTGCGCAAGGGTCAGTTTGAAAAAAATATTGTGGAGATCGTGACATTGCTGGATCGAGCGCGCACACAGGCCTTGGCGAGCAAGCTTGATTCTAGCGATAAAATCTCGTCGGGAGGCTACGGCGTATTTTTTGATATGCTAAATCAAGAAGCGGTCCTTTTCGTCGATGATTGGAATGCGGCTGCTGGCGAAGCGGTAAATGTCGATTACGCTTTTGATGTGGTCGCCAGTCGTGTCTTGTCAGACGGAATTTACACGCCGGGTCACGACACTGCACTCTCGACTCTCGTGGTCGATTCGCCGTCTTACATTCTCCTGGAAAGCTTGAGTGGCTATTTGCTCGATGGCTCTGCTTGGTCATCGGCTCCAGGCAACACAATCACTGTCATTTTCAAACCGCCTTATGCTGAAGCGATCATCACAGGGAATCCCGGCGCGGTTTCACTGCAAAATTTTGATGCTGTTTTTAGGCTAATTTCAGATAAGCTCACACGGACTATCAAATTTAATCGCGTGACGACTGCTCCTCAAGTTATCAAAAATTAA